A genome region from Chloroflexota bacterium includes the following:
- a CDS encoding carbon-nitrogen hydrolase family protein → MRQISVAVAQMMPKLNALEDNLQHMSDMIAAICKGQKVDLIVFPELATSGYECGLNFTDLAQTVPGMAVNVIAQRASEFNVHVLFGMPLKAKVESIIYDGAVLVGPDGELIGDYHKVHLRGAERMVFRPGFRFPVFETYFGNLGVLVGWDLAFPEAARSLALDGVDILAVCANWETPNEEEWHAYLMARAFENSLFVAAANRIGDEPSYKFFGESSIIGPRGEVFASVDTGIEGYGLAKIDLDQVKQVREEHQILQYRQPLAYRNIVRKY, encoded by the coding sequence ATGCGCCAGATATCCGTTGCCGTCGCGCAAATGATGCCCAAGTTGAACGCGCTGGAAGACAACCTTCAGCACATGAGCGACATGATCGCCGCCATCTGCAAAGGGCAGAAAGTGGATCTGATCGTCTTCCCCGAACTCGCCACCAGCGGCTACGAGTGCGGGCTGAACTTCACCGACCTGGCGCAGACCGTGCCGGGCATGGCCGTCAACGTCATCGCCCAGCGCGCGTCAGAGTTCAACGTGCACGTCCTGTTCGGGATGCCGTTGAAGGCCAAGGTCGAGAGCATCATCTACGACGGCGCCGTGCTGGTCGGCCCGGACGGCGAGTTGATCGGCGACTACCACAAAGTCCACCTGCGCGGCGCGGAACGCATGGTCTTCCGCCCCGGCTTCCGCTTCCCCGTCTTTGAGACGTACTTTGGCAACCTGGGCGTGCTCGTGGGCTGGGATCTCGCTTTCCCTGAAGCGGCGCGCAGCCTCGCGCTCGACGGCGTGGATATTCTCGCGGTGTGCGCCAACTGGGAGACGCCGAACGAGGAAGAGTGGCACGCCTATCTGATGGCGCGCGCCTTTGAGAATTCGCTGTTCGTCGCCGCGGCCAATCGCATCGGCGACGAGCCGTCGTATAAGTTCTTCGGCGAGAGCAGCATCATCGGGCCGCGCGGCGAAGTGTTCGCGTCGGTCGATACCGGCATCGAGGGGTACGGCCTGGCCAAGATCGACCTCGACCAGGTCAAACAGGTGCGCGAAGAACATCAAATATTGCAGTATCGTCAGCCCCTCGCGTATCGTAATATAGTAAGGAAGTACTAG